Proteins encoded together in one Bactrocera neohumeralis isolate Rockhampton chromosome 4, APGP_CSIRO_Bneo_wtdbg2-racon-allhic-juicebox.fasta_v2, whole genome shotgun sequence window:
- the LOC126755002 gene encoding uncharacterized protein LOC126755002 isoform X1, protein MSVKNDFSRIFVQFVEECQASGLEVDQNFAYFYVHLLARDARLGLRHEAANNCKLLQLKQNAIQLYKNKTDPTMCNLHMTYCFRNFREFNINHLKEIYEESFQTKLQTLIAGILQYPETSNDKQLDEMLYKIQVFIIASYNIGDPKNHVLLKQTRQSLKSVLSHGDLQNFVLKKRYHRLEYLQRLTATVCGILIYNNCDPNGERENMRDILTDIQMAKTNTREALEAALEDIEHYIATGTEAIGNLIQVDTKEKKVHCKWPIEKVREINKYVILFSSYEKLLKNIVEAFEKTEYLVSLDQKKMDCIIEKINEILKYRTAIESQLVFPHFKYLSHLWTSLLLSLSHLAELNRLKEQLDEYVSEEIKENFRKLLKITEVRRKVVKKELLTTFGELMERTNKAHPVMTSLQKVTLNFQNYCALSLALTNGLLTPALLTKKLCEDSKFRFGFANIEYAKYAERYFEDFIHTLKTAIYTSVDLILLFGLADVILQKDFVDERKKRRGKQVSASGTQTEMVVVNDLTPSNRINVAWNKWDFHRETIHLAYIRKLQTHAQQTALSFGTMNAQNECLPFGHRTN, encoded by the exons atGTCGGTTAAGAACGACTTCTCGCGAATTTTCGTGCAATTCGTAGAGGAATGCCAAGCGAGCGGCTTGGAAGTCGACCaaaatttcgcatatttttaCGTGCATTTGTTGGCGCGCGACGCACGTCTCGGCTTACGGCACGAAGCGGCGAATAACTGCAAATTGCTGCAACTAAAGCAGAATGCAATTCAGTTATATAAGAACAAGACAGATCCTACCATGTGCAATCTACACATGACctattgttttcgaaatttccgCGAATTTAATATAAACCATTTGAAAGAGATCTACGAGGAGAGCTTTCAAACGAAGCTGCAAACGCTTATCGCGGGCATACTGCAGTATCCGGAGACGAGCAATGACAAGCAGCTGGACGAAATGCTGTACAAGATACAGGTCTTCATAATTGCCAGCTACAATATTGGCGACCCGAAGAATCATGTT CTCTTGAAGCAGACGCGACAAAGTCTTAAAAGCGTGCTCAGCCACGGCGATCTGCAGAATTTTGTATTGAAGAAGCGCTATCATCGTTTGGAGTACTTGCAGCGTTTGACTGCCACTGTATGCGGCATACTTATCTACAATAATTGTGACCCGAATGGCGAGCGGGAAAATATGCGCGACA TCTTAACTGATATTCAAATGGCGAAAACGAATACACGAGAAGCGCTTGAAGCCGCGCTAGAAGATATTGAACACTATATAGCGACTGGCACAGAGGCTATCGGCAATCTAATACAGGTGGACACAAAAGAGAAGAAGGTCCATTGCAAGTGGCCCATCGAGAAAGTGCGCGAAATCAATAAATATGTCATCTTGTTCAGTTCCTATGAgaaattgctgaaaaatatAGTCGAGGCATTTGAAAAAACTGAATATCTAGTTAGTCTGGATCAAAAGAAGATGGACTGTATAATAGAGAAAATCAATGAGATACTGAAATATCGCACAGCCATCGAATCGCAGTTGGTGTTC CCACATTTTAAGTATCTCTCGCATTTGTGGACCTCCTTACTGCTGTCGCTAAGCCACTTAGCCGAACTGAATCGGCTCAAAGAGCAGCTAGATGAGTATGTAAGCGAAGAAATCAAGGAAAATTTTcgtaaacttttaaaaataaccgAAGTGCGACGCAAAGTGGTGAAAAAGGAACTCTTAACAACATTCGGTGAACTTATGGAACGCACTAACAAGGCACATCCGGTAATGACGTCACTGCAGAAAGTG ACGTTGAACTTTCAAAATTACTGCGCGTTAAGCCTCGCACTAACCAACGGTTTGTTGACGCCCGCTTTGCTAACGAAAAAACTTTGCGAAGACTCAAAATTTCGCTTCGGTTTTGCAAATATCGAATACGCAAAATATGCCGAACGCTACTTCGAAGACTTCATACACACACTGAAGACGGCAATTTACACTTCCGTCGATTTGATTTTACTCTTCGGACTGGCCGATGTGATACTACAAAAGGACTTTGTGGACGAACGCAAGAAACGCAGGGGCAAACAAGTGTCGGCGAGTGGCACACAAACGGAGATGGTTGTTGTTAACGATCTCACACCATCGAATCGCATAAATGTCGCTTGGAACAAGTGGGACTTTCATCGCGAAACCATACACCTGGCGTACATACGAAAACTGCAGACGCATGCGCAGCAGACCGCTTTGTCCTTCGGCACTATGAATGCGCAAAACGAATGCTTGCCATTCGGACATCGTACAaattga
- the LOC126755002 gene encoding uncharacterized protein LOC126755002 isoform X2, with amino-acid sequence MKVLTDIQMAKTNTREALEAALEDIEHYIATGTEAIGNLIQVDTKEKKVHCKWPIEKVREINKYVILFSSYEKLLKNIVEAFEKTEYLVSLDQKKMDCIIEKINEILKYRTAIESQLVFPHFKYLSHLWTSLLLSLSHLAELNRLKEQLDEYVSEEIKENFRKLLKITEVRRKVVKKELLTTFGELMERTNKAHPVMTSLQKVTLNFQNYCALSLALTNGLLTPALLTKKLCEDSKFRFGFANIEYAKYAERYFEDFIHTLKTAIYTSVDLILLFGLADVILQKDFVDERKKRRGKQVSASGTQTEMVVVNDLTPSNRINVAWNKWDFHRETIHLAYIRKLQTHAQQTALSFGTMNAQNECLPFGHRTN; translated from the exons TCTTAACTGATATTCAAATGGCGAAAACGAATACACGAGAAGCGCTTGAAGCCGCGCTAGAAGATATTGAACACTATATAGCGACTGGCACAGAGGCTATCGGCAATCTAATACAGGTGGACACAAAAGAGAAGAAGGTCCATTGCAAGTGGCCCATCGAGAAAGTGCGCGAAATCAATAAATATGTCATCTTGTTCAGTTCCTATGAgaaattgctgaaaaatatAGTCGAGGCATTTGAAAAAACTGAATATCTAGTTAGTCTGGATCAAAAGAAGATGGACTGTATAATAGAGAAAATCAATGAGATACTGAAATATCGCACAGCCATCGAATCGCAGTTGGTGTTC CCACATTTTAAGTATCTCTCGCATTTGTGGACCTCCTTACTGCTGTCGCTAAGCCACTTAGCCGAACTGAATCGGCTCAAAGAGCAGCTAGATGAGTATGTAAGCGAAGAAATCAAGGAAAATTTTcgtaaacttttaaaaataaccgAAGTGCGACGCAAAGTGGTGAAAAAGGAACTCTTAACAACATTCGGTGAACTTATGGAACGCACTAACAAGGCACATCCGGTAATGACGTCACTGCAGAAAGTG ACGTTGAACTTTCAAAATTACTGCGCGTTAAGCCTCGCACTAACCAACGGTTTGTTGACGCCCGCTTTGCTAACGAAAAAACTTTGCGAAGACTCAAAATTTCGCTTCGGTTTTGCAAATATCGAATACGCAAAATATGCCGAACGCTACTTCGAAGACTTCATACACACACTGAAGACGGCAATTTACACTTCCGTCGATTTGATTTTACTCTTCGGACTGGCCGATGTGATACTACAAAAGGACTTTGTGGACGAACGCAAGAAACGCAGGGGCAAACAAGTGTCGGCGAGTGGCACACAAACGGAGATGGTTGTTGTTAACGATCTCACACCATCGAATCGCATAAATGTCGCTTGGAACAAGTGGGACTTTCATCGCGAAACCATACACCTGGCGTACATACGAAAACTGCAGACGCATGCGCAGCAGACCGCTTTGTCCTTCGGCACTATGAATGCGCAAAACGAATGCTTGCCATTCGGACATCGTACAaattga
- the LOC126754995 gene encoding protein rigor mortis — MVLAKVPITPQWNLTNGCVCTPDGGFLYVGSRSINYVGPIQQVDGGDNENKPPVIKVFHTRQSILSIDVDPGWPISATAAIKASENTTEVAKTATTNNQQKYFAALAQDNSVQIWDFDRGCAVSGHKAHFSTALYMDGNGPSPQGDHVLLSYMRNRNVLSVNAQDIVVYCVASNTYCRRPMFISSKNQTLTVLRCSPHNEHIFAVGTNRGLVVIGDLQSMSTLYMLRGHEAAITSLSWCPQNVPPFKQQKCTLKDENHTANTNVEKTLVEEPQLIIEDAKQSKAAQKQNFKTQNNAKKSIMPVGNDDIFDIYDYDYLENEFGAPTETEKKVKETDEKIVTDKSVECGPTTNFDFVEACQSLKGEIDALKQEQDYGDGDVKQLPDVTLADCQKVACAENLSSSCDGDSADSTEGSLDLAERSSDDEVCVDGGELNPKQQILHQAEVHAEQSNDLEKKEVKEKSDLVTTKPVTAVNIVENFDKNTTKAVEVKVDDDNRTATSESNSEQPSIDGVVSQDNSNTAEKKDQQPSLLASASVDGSFWIWNTNTGASCDRLRAINAGKHGKNTSIQIYWLSSTEFLTTNKTGELSLWSMAQDTPITATNSPHQRYKFKADTKKSFLQRSVMSFSISHAHCLLWCLSSYREISCENLQTEKLLLKYCCASTNVSAMRECPDDMNKIALALSDRRVGIIDISKMSATNVFIENFIPRVDASVLALVWSPDSKRLAFGTLEGRVGIIHVESAKPTITFNPFCGKPIYSIDWQGDHIFVVCNDILAVYDANSEQKDAHIIREVKSISTVSVHDNVLYVGTQRGHVQVYHRKPNLVYSYTLVQDVPLAPRYITEISWSPIASDHVAVVANANNIHILKSHSPDGVLTPVRRIEIKNPKAANACVKWSNRNANEFLTCGFDGGVRVWDLNSTTNDEKFLKQFPCPMTCGLFFPTDEAIVMCAGKSTSVELFDMRLEESVVYSASKWKRSNMHTLDQVKWAMKVATRTEATKPLTAAEKRRLKRAENGQVVTEREECTNSAAGNGEAGAEVTDLFNAMKLNEQNTTVAAVEKTEVQAKPETKVAKNREDYMDWSYSSVYMRTPPTVLSWTSKELNKNVLEKLNIALSKTGPQGFLCPKLFGTKADAEKLLQIELSHIRSSKPTGIHNLFLMQLNSSTLKDEIMLCLQRKELSEWHVAVAPTISYKFWQNVCQSFAEQLLEKGYPLQAATYMMAMHRHARAIEMLLSKNYYTEALLIARVHLQDDDPLLVTIVDKWIAQLAMVGNLTASALISVLSGQFNRAHDILSKVRNIHPEIERVLEKLNRKQLEKNKQDQ, encoded by the exons ATGGTTTTGGCTAAAGTGCCAATTACTCCACAATGGAATTTAACAAacg GATGTGTTTGCACACCGGATGGTGGCTTCCTTTATGTAGGTTCACGCAGTATTAACTATGTCGGTCCAATTCAACAAGTTGATGGCGGCGACAATGAAAATAAACCACCAGTCattaaagttttccatacacgtCAAAGTATATTGAGTATAGATGTAGATCCCGGTTGGCCAATAAGCGCTACAGCAGCAATTAAAGCTTCCGAAAATACGACTGAAGTGGCAAAAACTGCGACTACGAACAATCAACAAAAGTATTTTGCCGCCTTGGCACAGGATAATTCCGTACAGATATGGGATTTCGATCGTGGTTGTGCGGTGAGTGGACATAAGGCACATTTTAGCACTGCTTTGTACATGGACGGCAATGGACCATCACCGCAAGGTGATCATGTGCTCCTAAGTTATATGCGCAATCGCAATGTGTTGTCGGTTAATGCACAGGATATTGTGGTGTATTGTGTGGCGTCTAATACTTATTGTCGCCGACCAATGTTTATTTCAAGCAAAAATCAAACACTAACGGTGCTGCGCTGCTCGCCACACAATGAACATATCTTTGCTGTGGGCACCAATCGTGGTTTGGTTGTAATTGGTGACCTACAGAGCATGAGCACATTATATATGTTACGTGGACATGAGGCTGCAATAACTTCACTATCTTGGTGCCCACAAAATGTGCCACCatttaagcaacaaaaatgtacgCTCAAAGATGAAAATCACACCGCGAATACCAATGTAGAGAAAACTTTGGTTGAGGAACCCCAACTGATAATTGAGGATGCAAAGCAATCAAAGGCTgcacaaaagcaaaattttaaaacgcaaaataatgctaaaaaatcgattatgcCCGTCGGTAATGATGACATATTCGACATCTATGACTACGATTATTTGGAAAATGAGTTTGGAGCACCAACAGAAACGGaaaagaaagtgaaagaaaCTGATGAAAAAATTGTTACTGACAAGTCTGTTGAATGTggtccaacaacaaattttgattttgtcgAAGCATGTCAAAGTCTTAAAGGTGAAATTGATGCTTTGAAGCAGGAGCAAGATTACGGAGATGGTGATGTCAAACAATTGCCCGATGTCACACTGGCCGATTGTCAAAAGGTGGCTTGTGCAGAAAATTTATCCTCAAGCTGCGATGGCGACAGCGCTGACTCAACTGAAGGTAGCTTAGATTTAGCTGAGCGTTCATCGGACGACGAAGTTTGCGTCGATGGTGGCGAGTTAAATCCAAAACAACAAATACTGCATCAGGCAGAAGTGCATGCAGAGCAATCCAACGATTTGGAAAAGAAAGAAGTTAAAGAGAAGTCGGATCTAGTAACTACTAAGCCTGTAACAGCCGTgaatattgttgaaaattttgataaaaacacAACTAAAGCAGTTGAAGTAAAGGTTGATGACGACAATCGCACGGCGACTTCAGAAAGTAATTCAGAACAACCATCTATTGACGGAGTGGTATCTCAAGACAATTCTAACACTGCCGAAAAGAAAGACCAGCAACCTTCATTGTTAGCGTCCGCTAGCGTTGATGGCAGTTTTTGGATTTGGAATACAAATACCGGCGCAAGTTGTGATCGCTTGCGCGCTATAAACGCAGGCAAACATGGCAAAA ACACCAGCATACAAATTTACTGGCTGAGCTCAACCGAATTCCTCACCACAAATAAAACTGGTGAACTGTCACTTTGGTCAATGGCACAAGATACACCGATTACTGCCACAAATTCACCACATCAACGTTACAAGTTCAAAGCAGACACCAAAAAATCATTTCTTCAACGCAGCGTCATGTCCTTTAGCATTTCGCATGCACACTGTTTACTCTGGTGCTTGTCATCGTATCGTGAAATAAGTTGCGAAAATCTGCAGACTGAAAAACTGTTGCTCAAATATTGTTGTGCTTCCACTAATGTTTCGGCGATGCGTGAGTGCCCGGATGACATGAATAA AATTGCTTTGGCTTTATCCGATCGTCGTGTTGGTATCATTGACATATCCAAAATGTCTGCCACTAATGTGTTCATCGAGAATTTCATACCGCGCGTCGATGCTTCTGTGCTGGCGCTAGTTTGGAGTCCGGATAGTAAGCGCTTGGCATTTGGCACGCTAGAAGGCAGG GTCGGCATCATCCATGTGGAGTCGGCCAAACCCACCATCACATTCAACCCATTCTGCGGCAAGCCCATTTATTCCATTGATTGGCAAGGCGATCACATATTCGTGGTTTGCAACGATATTTTGGCCGTTTACGACGCAAATTCCGAGCAAAAAG ATGCGCACATTATACGTGAGGTTAAAAGCATCTCCACAGTGTCGGTACACGATAACGTACTTTACGTTGGCACCCAACGTGGACACGTACAAGTGTACCATCGTAAGCCCAATCTCGTCTACTCCTACACCTTAGTGCAGGACGTACCGTTAGCGCCGCGTTACATCACCGAAATCTCCTGGAGCCCAATAGCCAGCGATCATGTCGCTGTCGTGGCCAATGCCAACAACATACACATACTGAAATCACACTCGCCAGACGGTGTACTCACACCGGTACGTCGCATCGAGATCAAAAATCCCAAAGCTGCCAATGCTTGCGTCAAATGGAGCAATCGCAATGCCAACGAGTTTCTTACGTGCGGTTTCGACGGTGGCGTACGTGTTTGGGATCTAAATTCGACTACAAACGACGAGAAATTCCTCAAACAATTTCCATGTCCCATGACATGTGGCCTGTTCTTCCCGACCGACGAGGCAATCGTGATGTGCGCCGGCAAATCGACTTCGGTGGAGCTCTTCGATATGCGTTTGGAGGAGTCTGTGGTTTATTCGGCGTCGAAATGGAAGCGCTCCAACATGCACACTTTGGATCAAGTGAAATGGGCCATGAAAGTGGCCACACGCACCGAGGCGACAAAACCATTGACGGCAGCTGAGAAGCGTCGTCTCAAACGCGCTGAAAACGGTCAGGTGGTGACCGAACGCGAAGAGTGTACGAACAGTGCGGCTGGCAATGGTGAGGCTGGCGCTGAGGTCACCGATTTGTTTAACGCGATGAAGTTGAATGAGCAAAACACGACAGTGGCGGCGGTGGAGAAGACAGAAGTTCAAGCGAAACCGGAGACAAAAGTGGCAAAGAACCGTGAGGATTATATGGATTGGAGTTACAGCTCGGTCTACATGAgg ACTCCGCCCACTGTTTTGAGTTGGACAAGCAAGGAgctcaataaaaatgttttggaaaaattgaatATCGCTTTGAGCAAAACTGGACCGCAAGGTTTCCTTTGCCCCAAATTATTTGGTACAAAAGCGGATGCCGAAAAGCTCTTGCAAATAGAAT taAGTCATATTAGAAGTTCGAAACCCACGGGCATACACAACTTATTTCTGATGCAGTTAAACTCTTCCACTCTCAAAGATGAAATAATGCTTTGTCTACAGAGAAAAGAGCTGAGCGAATGGCATGTGGCCGTGGCACCAACCATATCATACAA ATTTTGGCAGAACGTGTGCCAGTCCTTTGCCGAGCAACTGCTTGAAAAGGGCTACCCTCTGCAGGCAGCTACCTACATGATGGCGATGCATCGTCATGCAAGAGCCATCGAAATGCTCTTGTCGAAGAATTACTACACGGAAGCGCTACTGATCGCACGCGTTCATTTGCAAGACGACGATCCGTTATTGGTGACCATAGTCGATAAATGGATTGCGCAATTGGCAATGGTGGGCAACCTCACTGCGTCGGCGTTGAT TTCCGTACTCAGTGGACAGTTTAATCGTGCCCATGACATCCTATCTAAGGTGCGTAATATTCATCCGGAAATCGAACGGGTCCTAGAAAAGTTGAACCGAAAGCAACTAGAGAAGAATAAGCAGGATCAGTGA
- the LOC126755006 gene encoding presenilins-associated rhomboid-like protein, mitochondrial, protein MLLHRALCRSWTRQIAEPLLPSYSSKLLRPHTIIVRSMRSSPRHQRPPRSGSLQTSPPFENYTLGGAVPPSNVVKALVFTGAFSVGCFMSVTILEYENTRNMMIEKARQSKFPWLRRQNVSQERNVWQELKQEVKQHWDKLTPGERVFVPLCALNVIVFGLWRVPSLRNTMMTYFCSNPAGRAVCWPMFLSTFSHYSMFHLFANMYVLHSFSNAGVLSLGKEQFLGVYLSAGVIASLSSIIYKTVTSKAGLSIGASGAIMAILAYVCAKYPDTQLSILFLPMLNFSAGAAIKVIMGFDLAGCILGWKFFDHAAHLGGALFGLFWVYFGTELWQKRIPFLTMYHDLRKTK, encoded by the exons ATGCTTCTACATAGAGCGTTATGTCGCAGCTGGACCCGGCAAATTGC CGAACCATTATTGCCCAGTTACAGTAGTAAATTACTGCGACCACATACAATAATAGTGCGCTCGATGCGTAGCAGTCCACGCCATCAGCGTCCACCACGTAGCGGCAGCCTACAAACATCGCCACCATTCGAGAATTATACTTTGGGTGGAGCAGTGCCGCCAAGTAACGTAGTGAAGGCTCTTGTATTCACGGGCGcg TTCAGTGTTGGATGCTTCATGAGTGTAACTATACTTGAATATGAGAACACACGTAATATGATGATAGAAAAGGCACGTCAAAGTAAATTTCCTTGGCTACGAAGACAAAACGTCAGCCAGGAGAGAAATGTGTGGCAAGAACTAAAACAGGAAGTGAAACAACATTGGGATAAACTTACACCCGGTGAGCGGGTGTTTGTGCCACTTTGTGCATTGAATGTAATAGTATTTGGACTTTGGCGTGTACCATCATTGCGTAACACTATGATGACTTATTTTTGTTCGAATCCTGCAGGAC GTGCCGTTTGTTGGCCAATGTTCCTATCGACTTTCAGCCACTACTCAATGTTCCATTTATTCGCCAATATGTATGTTTTGCATAGCTTTTCCAACGCAGGCGTTTTGTCTTTGGGAAAAGAACAGTTTTTAGGTGTATATTTGAGTGCGGGTGTGATTGCCAGCTTGTCAAGTATTATCTATAAAACGGTGACTTCTAAGGCAGGACTTTCAATAGGCGCG TCCGGCGCGATAATGGCGATTTTGGCTTATGTTTGTGCCAAGTATCCAGACACGCAGCTAAGCATATTATTCCTGCCTATGCTGAATTTTTCGGCGGGAGCG GCCATTAAAGTTATAATGGGATTCGATCTGGCTGGTTGCATATTAGGCTGGAAGTTCTTTGATCATGCTGCGCATTTAGGTGGTGCTCTTTTTGGACT tttcTGGGTTTACTTCGGTACAGAATTATGGCAGAAGCGGATACCATTTCTGACAATGTATCATGATTTGCGCAAAACTAAATAG
- the LOC126755012 gene encoding RNA-binding protein 48 yields the protein MDGNKGATHHIRQNYCRNRLEYRRGRRLRAVKVYTVANESKHLLVFGVPRINLKQEIKCKLKRCGDIEFMQCVTDEMARKVELEAFTDVYHVKFTKVQTARFAKRYLDAQEFYGGILHISYAPEYETTNELREKLFQRKAEIKHRQQVNEKLALIMPADAQCSEPLDKKRKEP from the exons ATGGATGGAAACAAAGGTGCAACTCACCATATAAGACAGAATTATTGCAGGAATCGCTTAGAATACAGAAGAGGTCGGCGGTTAAGAGCTGTTAAG GTCTACACAGTAGCAAATGAATCAAAACACCTTCTAGTATTTGGAGTGCCGAggattaatttaaaacaagagATCAAGTGTAAACTTAAACGCTGTGGAGATATTGAATTTATGCAATGTGTTACAGATGAGATGGCAAGAAAAG TGGAGTTAGAAGCCTTCACTGATGTGTACCatgtaaaatttacaaaagtgcAGACAGCGCGCTTTGCTAAGCGGTATTTAGATGCACAAGAATTTTATGGCGGTATACTTCATATATCGTATGCACCGGAGTACGAAACCACTAATGAACTTCGAGAGAAACTCTTCCAGAGAAAAGCCGAAATTAAACACAGACAACAAGTGAACGAAAAATTGGCGTTAATAATGCCAGCTGATGCTCAGTGTAGTGAACCGCTAGATAAGAAGAGAAAAGAACCTTAA
- the LOC126755010 gene encoding GTP-binding protein Rit2, whose amino-acid sequence MPEKRNTPHELRVYKIVILGDGGVGKSAVTLQFVSHSFTDYHDPTIEDSYQQQAVIDGDAALLDILDTAGQVEFTAMRDQYMRCGEGFIICYSVTDRHSFQEASEYRKLIQRVRLSEDIPLVLIANKIDLVLARKVTTEEGKNLANQFGCPFFETSACERHCIDEPFYTLVREIRRKEAQGSGTSSEKLHSRRRSRWWRIRSIFALVFRRRRNLN is encoded by the exons ATGCCAGAGAAACGAAATACGCCACACGAACTGCGTGTATACAAGATTGTCATACTTGGAGATGGTGGGGTTGGTAAATCAG CTGTCACCTTGCAATTCGTAAGTCATAGCTTTACGGACTACCACGATCCAACTATCG agGATTCCTATCAACAGCAAGCAGTGATTGATGGTGATGCCGCGCTGCTGGACATACTCGACACTGCTGGCCAGGTTGAGTTTACGGCCATGCGTGATCAGTATATGCGTTGTGGTGAAGGTTTCATAATATGTTACTCAGTGACAGACCGGCATAGCTTTCAAGAGGCGTCAGAGTATCGTAAACTAATACAACGCGTACGACTATCCGAAGACATACCATTGGTACTAATTGCGAACAAAATCGATTTGGTTTTAGCAAGAAAG GTAACCACTGAAGAGGGCAAAAATTTGGCAAATCAGTTTGGTTGTCCGTTCTTTGAGACGTCCGCATGTGAGCGACATTGCATTGATGAACCATTCTACACGCTCGTTCGCGAAATACGCCGCAAAGAA GCACAAGGTAGTGGCACAAGTTCGGAAAAGCTACATTCTCGTCGACGCAGCCGCTGGTGGCGCATACGCTCAATATTCGCTTTGGTCTTTCGGCGCCGCAGAAATCTTAATTGA